The Eleginops maclovinus isolate JMC-PN-2008 ecotype Puerto Natales chromosome 6, JC_Emac_rtc_rv5, whole genome shotgun sequence DNA segment GGTCCGGAGCCCCCTGTCAACCCCCTCAGCAACACATGCCTTCCCTTCTGTCCCCTCAACTCCGCCAGCCaacaccccctccctccccacctccAGAGTTATCATTCCCCTTGCCCGACACCCCTAAACAGAGTCCTCCTAGTCCAGATGTAGCCGCAGCCGGGCGCTCGTCCAGTACCTCCAGCTCTGGCTCCTCAAGCAGCGacagccgcagcagcagcccGGAGCCGCAGAGGAGTGCCGAGCGTAAGCCAGGCCCGCTGACCCTTTTGGCGCGCAAGATGGAGTCAGAAGGTGCTTTCTCTGGAGCAGGTTGGCACCGCGCCGCCGGTGTTGAAGGCGACGGCAGAGGGCCTCTAGAGGGTCTGGTTTCTGCCATCACCCACACAGCCAATGCGGCGGGGCACATGTCCTTCCCCACAATTCCAGGCATCCCAGGAGCATATCCAGCCCATATCCAAGCACCCGTGAGTGTGCTCAAGGCCACTGCAGCagaagagagggacagagagagggactCCGAGCTAGAAAGAGAAAAGGCCCTTGAGCTGGAAAGGCAAGAGAGACTGAGGAAAGAGCGAGCGATGGAGGAAGAGCGGGAAAGAGCCCTCGCactggagagagaggaaagggagagagccatggagagggagagaatcgAACGTCAGCAGGCCTTAGAAAGAGAGGAACGAGAAAAGGCTTTGCAGCGCGAGAGAGAGCTTGCTCTGGAGcgggagaggcaggagagggaACTCGCTTTGGCTAGAGAGAGGGAAGAGCGTGCCTTAGCACACGAGCTTGAGCTGGAGAGACAGAGGGCCCTAGAGCAAGAGCGtctgcagagagaaaggaaagagagggagaagcgAGAGAGGGAAGAAATGGAGAGGGCCATGGAGCAGGAAAGAGCCAGGGCTTTGGAGcaggaaaggaaggagagagagagggctctGGAGCAAGAGAGGCTACGGAGGGAACTAGCTCTGGAGgctgagaggaaggagaggatcGAGAGAGAAATGGCTTTGGAGCAGGAGAGGCTGGAAAGGGAAaggatggagagggagaaagcCTTAGAGCAAGAGAGactggagagggagagagccaTAGAGCAAAAGAGACTAGAAATGGAGAGAGCTCTGGAGCAGGAGAGacttgagagagagaaagctttagagcaggagagaagagaaagagaaagagctATAGAGAAGGAAAGgtttgagagggagagagccATAGAGCAACAGAGGTTAGAGCTcgagaggaaggaaaaggagagaatCGAGAGGGAGAAGGTGTTGGagcaagaaaggaaagagagggaaagagccctggaacaggagaggaaggagaaagagagatttGAAGCTCTGGAAcgggagaggaaagagaaagagagagctgaaAAAGAAAGGCTGGACAGGGAGGAGGCTCtagagcaggagaggaaggagaaggaaagaGCGGAGAAGGAAAGAGTGGAGAAGGAAAGAGCAGAGAAGGAGCGGCTTGAGAGGGAGAAAGCTCTTGAGCAGGACAAACtcgagagggaggagaaggagagggctCTGGAACACGAGACGCTAGAGAAGGAGAAAATCatgcagaaagaaaaggaggagcaggagatggCCTTGgagcaggagaaagagagggctAGAATGGCCGAAAAGGAGAGGGAAAGTCACCTCCCTCCGTTCAAGCGCGGCCGCGAGATTGGTCTCACCTCCCTGCCcactcctccccccctctccacaGGACCGGGCGCAAAGTCATCGGCAGAGGAAGGCGAGAAGGAAGAGGCTCAATCCAGCGTGTCACAGACACCTCTGTCGCCTCAGTCCACATTCAAGAAGTTCCGCTTCGTAAGGGAGCCGCCAATCCAATCGTCCTCGCCTTCCATGGTCATCAAACGGCCCCGTAACTTCTCCGACACCCCCCAGCCTTTGGCCTTAACCATCTCCGCGCTAACGGACGTTTCACAGCAGGAAGCACCCAAGTCCTCGACTGAACAGGAAGACCCACAGAAAAAGCAAGAGGTTGCTGCCAAGGCGCCAGAGAAGGAGACCCCTACTCCCAAAAAAGAAGATGCAAAAAGTCTTGTAccgggggaaaaagaaaaagtggatTCAGTGAAGATGGAGACAGAATCTGCAGCTAAGAAAGTGGACAAAAGCAAGGGTCCTACAGAGGACACTGCCCAGCGGAGGggaagagagacaaagaagGACGAGAAACACGCCAGACAACGATCATCGTCTAATGACTCGTCCTCCTCGGAGTCCGactctgagtcttcatcatccGGCTCCTCCAGCTCATCCACATCCTCTCGAGAGAAAACACGTGACACCTCGAAGGGCAAAAGGGTAAGTGGTTTGAAAAGAAGCCCTCTGATTGGTCAGGGCCTatcattttggacatttttaattGTGTCAAATTGGTATTCGTCTCTGAATGTCGTTTGTGTCTTTCAGGAGGAGAAACCCAAAAAAGATTCCTCACCGGAGCACAGGGTCACACTGGAGGCTCAGGCTAAGGCCGTTAAGGAAACACCAAAAGTCTCCCAGAGCAAAGGAGGAGCTGCTGATAGAGAAACCCCCACCACGGTCAGTTGCTCTTAGACTAAAACACCCCCTTATTATTACATCTGTTTCAACTGTCGACCTCTTCACTGGGTAATAGACTTATTTTAAATCAGGTAATGCTGCAAACAAATGTATAGCTATgtatttctggattttttttccttccttttggCTATGTTACCCAGCAACCTCGACAAACATCATATTATTTCACCTCTTATTCAGTTTCCTCCCCTTTTTAAATCCCCAGAAACCTTTGATTGAAGCAGCGACTAGAGAGGAGCCCCAAAGTAAGAAAAGGGACAGCGACGGAGAGAAGGAAACGGATAAACAAAGGTTTGCTTTAAAAAGTCTTGTGAAACTCATCCTatgcgttgtgtgtgtgtcagatttaCACACAGGTGAATTAATCTGTTGTGTTTAGCAACTGCTTAAATGACCTTCTGTTTGTGAAACGGTTATAAGAAAAGTGGTTTGGTTTTGTCAAAGATAATTTAATTCTGAGTTTGATCTGTCAGAGTTGGGTACAATGTAGGTTTATGTATCAAATACCCCCCAACTTTGAGAATTTGTGTCACTGTTATTGGTTGTTCAAAAGAGCAGTGTTCGTCAATAAAATGCTCCTCTGCCAGGTTgctaccttttaaaaaaaaatattattattgcagttcagcaaagacacagaggggggggggggggggagtaatGAATATAGGTTTGTATGGATATTGTATACACAGGATCTCCACACAGGTCTTATTCTACTCTATCTTGCAGCCATTGGTGGTTTTGTAACTAGGATTAATTTCTCAacagaaaagtgaaaacatGCCTTTTATATTATGGCTGTACAATTAATCGAAATTGTATTATTGACTAGTGTAAGCGCAATATTTTGTTACAGACAAAATGAGACAATATCATGGGTGAACTAATATTGAGGTGCTGCAAATAAGTCCCGGCCAACGGAATCGACGCCTGACGTGTCTGAACAACGCTGTTAATGTCCtaattacacttttttaaatcctttgactggagatgtgtgtgtatatatatttatatattataaaaaaaagtttaatctATAATAGAAGTGATGTGGCCATTTTTCGTATGTTTACAAATGCTGCTTTGTAAGCGTTTATTACAGCGGATCACGTAATCCCACTTCCGTTGTAGCCTTAAAATCGGTATGCTTTATGAACACATTACGTCGATGATAAAACGGTGTCGTAAAATACCGTATTGACTTTCCCATCAGGCGAGCGATGAGACTGCCTTGTAGCCGGTGTGGCTGAGGAGATGCGggtcctttcttttttatagaCGATCTTTTTTTCATCCGTTGCAACATGGCTGTGCTCCTTTAGCTACAGATGCCGGCCTTTGGTTCTCCATACAGCTGCTCAGCTGAACAGAAAACGAGGGGGGTTTGTGTGTCGCAGGGTTTAGTTTCCGACATGAATGCGTGCAGAGAAGAGTAGTCTCCTGTGGAAGGGAGGTAGGAggtaaaggggggggggaggcggCTCGGTGCGACGCAGTCATATTAGCTACGGTCGCATTTATACGCTTCGTTTTAACCCGGCGCAGTTTGTGTCTTTAATGTGTAGTTAGCTCCCAAGTTAATTTAACTCGAAATGACTGGACGTGGTCGCACGAACGCGCATGAGGATGACATGAAAACGTGAGGCGCGCGCTCGTTTGTCAGGTATTGTGTGTCCGTCGGTCGGTCTGCGCGGGGTCTGCGGTGCTTTGCATTCACCGCCTCAGTCCTCTGATCCATTCAACAAATAACATAACAGTGAAATGACGTAGTGGCTGTTAGCTTTAccttgtttctgtgtgtctcagtggaGTTCATTCATATGATGCGAATTTGTAAGCCTTTTTTTattgcgtttttttttttaacttataaAGGAATTTAATATGTATGTTCGGGGTTTCATGACCTAAAATAGCGGTGCTTTAAAATTTTTAGACTATGtcaatatataatattttaaattttgTAACAAGGTATCTcatcatttgattttttttcatgaatctGAACTTTGCCTTAATAAAACTATTACTAAATGCCATTTATTTTGTTCAGCCtctataacaaaaaaaatgtctatcgtattgttaaaatgaatgtgaaCTTTCTTTGACGTGTCCTTCACACTATGCAGGCATGTGAAGGAGACTGCCATGGCAGAGCCAGAGAAGCTTCCAGAGACCAGCGAGGAGGTAAGGCACCTGAAGAACCATGAATCGTCCTGGACCTCAAAGCTGTCTGTAGCTCAGGAATTAAGTGGAAGGAcccatttcatttgttttatagttGAATCTTTTATAGTTGAGTTTTAATTAACCAGgatatattatacagtatagaacatttgactatttttatattttttttgttagaaATCTTTTTTACAATTAATATTCATTTCCACTAGATGACTTTATGAGCCCTAATCACGAGCGGTAAAATGTGCGTAGgaaatttatttttataatgtgGATATGGCTATATGTAAAAAAACTTTTACTGAAACAGCAAGGGTATGTTCTCACTGTGGCTGATGTTTAAACCCAAAATGATTGCTTTGTTATAAAGGTGCTCATGCCTCTTCCATTGCCCCTATTGGTACCTGCATACTACCTCtgccactactactactactactactactactactactgctgcacCTGTTCCACTGTCCCCAAGAATCCAGAGTTGGCCACAGATAAGCCCCCAAGGCTGCACTTCAGAGGGAAACCCCTGGCAACAAAGGCTGCCTCATTTTCATGGATATGGCTGGC contains these protein-coding regions:
- the acin1a gene encoding apoptotic chromatin condensation inducer in the nucleus → MADLEDVTLDGRPLQSLRVADLKAALEERGLSKSGQKNALIKRLKGALMLENLQRTSTAHIGLQPNSQIGEEMSQNSFIKQYLAKQQELLRQRLEREAREAYDTNDQEDHTEVNNSTSCPPPAQEAPPALAEQHKPPGPSGGEGLFAAANEAEGNRNQEAHMSGPPASGSVAMRVPVAEHRPERGSASNQVAADSNDDDSDDGDEDGDDDDWEGGARRRSSREPARAPTSRERSGAPCQPPQQHMPSLLSPQLRQPTPPPSPPPELSFPLPDTPKQSPPSPDVAAAGRSSSTSSSGSSSSDSRSSSPEPQRSAERKPGPLTLLARKMESEGAFSGAGWHRAAGVEGDGRGPLEGLVSAITHTANAAGHMSFPTIPGIPGAYPAHIQAPVSVLKATAAEERDRERDSELEREKALELERQERLRKERAMEEERERALALEREERERAMERERIERQQALEREEREKALQRERELALERERQERELALAREREERALAHELELERQRALEQERLQRERKEREKREREEMERAMEQERARALEQERKERERALEQERLRRELALEAERKERIEREMALEQERLERERMEREKALEQERLERERAIEQKRLEMERALEQERLEREKALEQERRERERAIEKERFERERAIEQQRLELERKEKERIEREKVLEQERKERERALEQERKEKERFEALERERKEKERAEKERLDREEALEQERKEKERAEKERVEKERAEKERLEREKALEQDKLEREEKERALEHETLEKEKIMQKEKEEQEMALEQEKERARMAEKERESHLPPFKRGREIGLTSLPTPPPLSTGPGAKSSAEEGEKEEAQSSVSQTPLSPQSTFKKFRFVREPPIQSSSPSMVIKRPRNFSDTPQPLALTISALTDVSQQEAPKSSTEQEDPQKKQEVAAKAPEKETPTPKKEDAKSLVPGEKEKVDSVKMETESAAKKVDKSKGPTEDTAQRRGRETKKDEKHARQRSSSNDSSSSESDSESSSSGSSSSSTSSREKTRDTSKGKREEKPKKDSSPEHRVTLEAQAKAVKETPKVSQSKGGAADRETPTTKPLIEAATREEPQSKKRDSDGEKETDKQRHVKETAMAEPEKLPETSEETPKAFSTRKISISSSKSSPGPGSAEGEQDSGAAAGRKRRWGSSTAVTAKKPSFSITTESLKSLIPDIRPCLGQEAIVDLHPEEAVLSGAEEEERERSDQDLQIRRTVTQVVHPESQENGQKEVKRSRHEESEEEEVQGDKERTRAHEEKDRSLMEAQSPSHASRDVEMNTVTPGDILIRRSISQQKTGVSITIDDPVRTARQPSPPRGKVSSMVHISNLVRPFTLGQLKELLSRTGTLVEEGFWIDKIKSHCYVTYCSSEEAVATRAALHGVKWPQSNPKVLSVEFCQQEELDFHKGLADRPGAEEPGAGRGRASGLPSLFPERDQWAEREREMERREKARAEREWDRDKVRDFGKPGEEKEGDPQRSHSKEKRRKERGEGKEKKAEKKDKAAEDPPAKLLDDLFCKTKAAPCIYWLPLTDEMIAQREAARAERMKVREKRRKEFEEEELKKREEERKERVKPGGGQTAERSEGEKEKEKDRDRERDRDRVRDRERERERENDKRRDGYRRPEGRGAGGGRRSRSRSDPRDRRR